A genomic stretch from Thermomonospora umbrina includes:
- a CDS encoding coiled-coil domain-containing protein, translated as METPYSTRDTFVPRRRFRRVALAIAAAAGALVLTSATAQPSVAAEPSGSEKVAKLTQEIKELEKEYGGNLEQLRDTRKQAKEALERAKDLREDLDEAHALVAQLAATQYMTNGVEPSIQILTSSDPGDVLGDASLARHLSQSQAAKVRQIATLVTQQDRARREAEKKITQLEKDIKDIAKERTRVKALLKKYKPESPMIGNGGMTSRMVTARDEIEEEFGPFLVIGCTRPGDPLDHGQGKACDFMESSGGSMPSSSRLAHGDAVSAYAIKHASRLGIKYIIWKQRIYDVRSSGGWKGMSDRGSITQNHFDHVHISVF; from the coding sequence GTGGAGACCCCCTACTCCACCCGTGACACTTTCGTGCCGCGCCGTCGGTTCCGGCGCGTGGCCCTGGCCATCGCGGCGGCGGCCGGGGCGCTCGTACTGACCTCCGCCACGGCGCAGCCGTCGGTGGCCGCCGAGCCCAGCGGCTCGGAGAAGGTCGCCAAGCTGACCCAGGAGATCAAGGAGCTCGAGAAGGAGTACGGAGGCAACCTCGAGCAGCTCCGGGACACCCGCAAGCAGGCCAAGGAGGCCCTGGAGCGGGCCAAGGACCTGCGCGAGGACCTCGACGAGGCGCACGCCCTGGTCGCCCAGTTGGCCGCCACCCAGTACATGACCAACGGGGTCGAGCCGTCCATCCAGATCCTCACCAGCAGCGACCCCGGCGACGTGCTGGGCGACGCCTCGCTGGCCCGCCACCTCTCGCAGAGCCAGGCCGCCAAGGTCAGGCAGATCGCCACCCTGGTGACCCAGCAGGACCGGGCCCGCCGCGAGGCCGAGAAGAAGATCACGCAGCTCGAGAAGGACATCAAGGACATCGCCAAGGAGCGCACCCGGGTCAAGGCGCTGCTGAAGAAGTACAAGCCGGAGTCCCCGATGATCGGGAACGGCGGCATGACGTCCCGCATGGTCACGGCCCGGGACGAGATCGAGGAGGAGTTCGGCCCGTTCCTGGTGATCGGCTGCACCCGCCCCGGCGACCCGCTGGACCACGGCCAGGGCAAGGCGTGCGACTTCATGGAGAGCAGCGGCGGCTCGATGCCGTCCTCGTCACGGCTGGCCCACGGCGACGCGGTCTCCGCCTACGCGATCAAGCACGCGTCCCGGCTCGGCATCAAGTACATCATCTGGAAGCAGCGGATCTACGACGTCCGCAGCAGCGGCGGCTGGAAGGGCATGTCCGACCGCGGCAGCATCACCCAGAACCACTTCGACCACGTCCACATCTCGGTCTTCTAG
- a CDS encoding NUDIX hydrolase, with amino-acid sequence MASTVIDTCTVPWIPGPHRLDLLLTDEVPDDHPVTSAFALVFDSLGRTLLTRVNRPGRGWEVPGGHVDEGESPAAAAARELDEETGLELDASRLTLIGGQRITHLAPPPAGYRYASRTFMAFHTARLDHPGAPTRPHPESECGEAGWFTGDEVRSRCRGATWLPLHAALLG; translated from the coding sequence ATGGCATCGACCGTGATCGACACCTGCACCGTGCCGTGGATCCCGGGTCCGCACCGGCTGGACCTGCTGCTGACCGACGAGGTCCCCGACGATCACCCCGTCACGTCGGCGTTCGCGCTCGTGTTCGACTCCCTCGGGCGCACCCTGCTGACGCGCGTGAACCGTCCCGGTCGTGGCTGGGAGGTCCCCGGCGGCCATGTCGACGAGGGCGAGTCCCCCGCGGCCGCCGCCGCCCGCGAGCTGGACGAGGAGACCGGCCTGGAGCTGGACGCCTCGCGCCTCACCCTCATCGGCGGCCAGCGCATCACCCACCTGGCCCCGCCGCCGGCGGGCTACCGCTACGCGTCGCGCACGTTCATGGCGTTCCACACCGCCCGTCTGGACCACCCGGGCGCGCCGACCCGCCCGCACCCGGAGTCCGAGTGCGGCGAAGCCGGTTGGTTCACGGGGGACGAGGTGCGGTCACGCTGCCGGGGAGCGACCTGGCTGCCCCTGCACGCGGCCCTTCTCGGCTAG
- a CDS encoding S8 family peptidase, protein MRVATRRLLQAAAVATGVGAAAVAVPLLAEPESVSVQVAANGTPVPGQYIVTLKPGASTSAESGRIGAADVKRFDGVLNAFSARLTAGQLAALRKNGRVAAIEQDQIVKTSTVQRSPLPWNLDRIDQRSLPLSKSYSYRRDGRGVTAYVIDTGIAAGHPQFGKRARSVWSAPRFKGDGRDHNGHGTHVAGIIGAAHHGVAKGVQLRSLRVLDEYGSGSMSDVIAAARWLRLNAARPSVANLSLTGNRSKAANDAIAALSRSGVFVTTAAGNDGDDACRYSPAGAPLAFTVGATDSADRRAGWSNVGKCVELHAPGKGIRSTWLGGGSRVADGTSMAAPHAAGTAALFLSHRPKVGFLELQKWLIDTSTKGKVRGLPAGARNRLLYKGGL, encoded by the coding sequence TTGCGGGTCGCCACCCGAAGGCTGCTGCAGGCCGCCGCCGTAGCGACGGGCGTCGGCGCCGCGGCCGTGGCCGTGCCGCTGCTCGCCGAGCCCGAGTCCGTGTCGGTCCAGGTGGCCGCGAACGGGACCCCGGTGCCCGGGCAGTACATCGTCACGTTGAAGCCGGGCGCCTCCACCTCGGCCGAGTCCGGCCGGATCGGCGCCGCCGACGTGAAGCGCTTCGACGGAGTCCTCAACGCGTTCTCCGCCCGGCTCACCGCCGGCCAGCTCGCCGCCCTGCGCAAGAACGGCCGGGTCGCGGCCATCGAGCAGGACCAGATCGTGAAGACCAGCACCGTCCAGCGGTCGCCGCTGCCGTGGAACCTGGACCGCATCGACCAGCGCTCCCTCCCCCTGTCGAAGTCGTACTCCTACCGCCGCGACGGCCGGGGCGTGACCGCGTACGTCATCGACACCGGGATCGCCGCCGGCCACCCGCAGTTCGGCAAGCGGGCCCGCTCGGTCTGGAGCGCCCCCCGCTTCAAGGGCGACGGCCGCGACCACAACGGGCACGGCACCCACGTCGCCGGGATCATCGGCGCCGCCCATCACGGGGTCGCCAAGGGCGTGCAGCTCCGCTCCCTCCGGGTGCTGGACGAGTACGGGTCCGGCTCGATGTCGGACGTCATCGCGGCGGCCCGATGGCTGCGGCTCAACGCCGCCCGGCCCTCGGTGGCCAACCTGTCGTTGACGGGGAACCGGTCCAAGGCCGCCAACGACGCGATCGCCGCCCTGTCCCGGTCCGGCGTCTTCGTCACCACCGCGGCGGGCAACGACGGCGACGACGCGTGCCGGTACTCCCCGGCGGGCGCTCCGCTGGCCTTCACGGTCGGCGCCACCGACTCGGCCGACCGGCGGGCCGGCTGGTCCAACGTCGGCAAGTGCGTGGAGCTCCACGCCCCCGGCAAGGGCATCCGCTCGACCTGGCTCGGCGGCGGCAGCAGGGTCGCGGACGGCACCTCGATGGCGGCCCCGCACGCGGCGGGCACCGCGGCGCTGTTCCTGTCGCACCGCCCCAAGGTGGGTTTCCTCGAGCTGCAGAAGTGGCTGATCGACACCTCCACCAAGGGGAAGGTCCGCGGCCTGCCCGCCGGCGCCCGCAACCGGCTGCTGTACAAGGGCGGACTGTGA